One region of Flavobacterium pisciphilum genomic DNA includes:
- a CDS encoding Fur family transcriptional regulator, producing the protein MEGLEKKLLNRNIKPTSVRLLIFKTMTEFEKAFSLTDLETELVTVNKSTIFRTLSLFHENLLIHSIDDGSGSMKYSICMESCMCTLGELHVHFNCNRCHNTYCLESISIPPMQLPEKFLLESVNFVMKGICEKCSKFF; encoded by the coding sequence ATGGAAGGTTTGGAAAAAAAATTATTGAATAGGAATATAAAACCAACATCAGTAAGGTTGTTAATATTCAAGACGATGACTGAATTTGAAAAAGCATTTAGTCTAACTGATCTGGAGACAGAATTAGTTACAGTTAATAAATCAACCATTTTTAGAACTTTGAGCTTGTTTCATGAAAATTTACTTATTCATAGTATTGACGATGGTTCTGGTTCGATGAAATATTCGATTTGTATGGAGTCTTGTATGTGTACGCTTGGCGAGTTACATGTTCATTTTAATTGTAACCGTTGTCATAATACATATTGCCTCGAAAGTATCTCTATACCACCCATGCAACTTCCTGAAAAATTCTTATTAGAAAGTGTCAATTTTGTAATGAAAGGGATTTGCGAAAAATGTTCTAAGTTTTTTTAA
- a CDS encoding DUF2652 domain-containing protein, which yields MFPTQIPQDKTGMLMIPDISGFTDFVISTNMFIGKYITENLLKSIVDSNNLSLEVSEIEGDAVLFYKYRQIPSFDDTIAQIVVMYNNFKKEVTRLSLQLAMEIPLSLKIIVHYGTFTKYKIGRFEKLYGAPVVEAHKMLKNHIAKFPPYALFSDAFLKINFEQPAESTFEYDNCENCMYLPEIGYIHYL from the coding sequence ATGTTTCCTACTCAAATACCCCAAGATAAAACAGGCATGCTGATGATTCCGGACATATCTGGTTTTACAGATTTTGTTATAAGTACCAATATGTTTATTGGAAAATACATAACTGAGAATCTCCTGAAATCAATAGTTGATAGTAACAACCTTTCACTTGAAGTTTCTGAGATTGAAGGTGATGCCGTATTGTTTTATAAATACCGCCAGATTCCCTCTTTTGACGATACAATAGCTCAGATTGTAGTAATGTATAACAACTTTAAAAAGGAAGTAACAAGGCTATCGTTGCAACTTGCAATGGAAATTCCTTTGTCATTAAAAATTATTGTGCACTATGGTACTTTTACTAAATATAAAATTGGAAGGTTTGAGAAACTTTATGGAGCTCCAGTTGTGGAAGCTCACAAAATGCTCAAAAATCATATTGCCAAATTTCCGCCGTATGCTTTATTCTCAGATGCATTTTTAAAAATCAATTTTGAACAACCTGCTGAATCAACTTTTGAATATGATAATTGCGAGAATTGTATGTACCTGCCAGAAATTGGTTATATACATTATTTGTAA